One Thunnus thynnus chromosome 18, fThuThy2.1, whole genome shotgun sequence genomic region harbors:
- the fkbp6 gene encoding inactive peptidyl-prolyl cis-trans isomerase FKBP6, translated as MSGNGLISSIRRLIHTEERLRRNTPSPFEQLRQQMNDVLGDGGILKEVVQPGEGPPVPQNASVLIHYSGFLEYSDRPFETTTNFKYPRMMKLGRDVTLAGLELGLLTMQKGEFSRFLLQPQYAYGEMGCPPFIPSSAVVLYEVQIIDFLDSGQVDDFITMSPEEQNTVSLSTLLEVVNTLRSFGNRCFNQSRYDNAKDRYKQALMLLGNRETPSDAEKEKIKIALLPLYLNLSLTELRLDSPHKALKYGNKALEIDAANTKALFRCGQAYLELHEYESAQGCLITAQAKKPFDSDINNLLRKVAICYKDSLDKQKDMYSKMFKGLKGPVKM; from the exons ATGTCAGGAAACGGATTAATATCCAGTATCCGGAGGCTGATACACACTGAAGAGCGGCTGAGGAGGAACACTCCG AGTCCGTTTGAACAGCTACGCCAACAGATGAATGATGTCTTGGGAGATGGTGGGATCTTGAAAGAGGTGGTCCAGCCTGGAGAAGGCCCACCTGTACCCCAGAACGCTTCAGTATTGA TCCATTACTCAGGTTTCCTCGAATATTCAGACCGCCCTTTTGAAACCACCACTAACTTCAAGTACCCCCGGATGATGAAGTTAGGGAGAG ATGTGACTCTGGCTGGACTGGAGCTGGGTCTGTTGACCATGCAGAAAGGAGAGTTCTCACGTTTTCTCCTCCAGCCCCAGTATGCGTACGGGGAAATGGGTTGTCCTCCATTCATTCCCTCATCTGCTGTGGTTCTGTATGAGGTTCAGATCATCGACTTCCTCGACTCGGGCCAAGTGGACGACTTTATCACGATGAGTCCG GAGGAGCAGAACACTGTTTCTCTGTCCACTCTTCTTGAAGTTGTCAACACACTACGCAGCTTTGGCAACCGTTGCTTCAACCAGAGCCGTTATGACAACGCCAAAGATCGCTATAAACAG GCGTTGATGTTGCTGGGGAACAGAGAAACACCAAGTGATGCAGAAAAGGAGAAGATCAAGAtagctcttcttcctctttatctGAATCTTTCCCTCACCGAGCTCCGTCTGGACAGCCCACACAAAGCCCTTAAATACGGCAACAAAGCCTTGGAGATAGACGCTGCCAACACAAAGGCTCTTTTCCGCTGTGGACAG GCGTATCTGGAGCTGCATGAGTACGAGAGTGCCCAGGGCTGCCTCATAACTGCTCAAGCAAAGAAGCCCTTTGACAGTGACATTAACAACCTTCTGAGGAAAGTGGCAAT ATGCTATAAAGACAGCTtggacaaacagaaagacatgTACTCAAAGATGTTCAAAGGTTTGAAGGGACCTGTGAAGATGTAA
- the tmem244 gene encoding transmembrane protein 244 — protein MLLDYCCRCCGFTLIKRHGPLSLKTTPSDTWVVLQNLLMCMICFYSLYYIVVSVCIGLLRVHEINSLLTPFDYTTQPSWQNPKYLVGVISTEVTYILGGLIFAWIVEEWVWDYAITVTLLHVAMTVAVMSDFPSAEHWWMALGSGLVMMIFGGQLLAYKLFRSNFVYPAELQNF, from the exons ATGTTGTTGGACTACTGCTGTCGTTGTTGTGGATTCACACTCATAAAACGCCATGGACCGTTATCCCTCAAGACTACACCCAGTGATACCTGG gTCGTCCTCCAGAATCTGTTGATGTGCATGATCTGCTTCTACTCTCTCTACTACATTGTGGTCAGCGTTTGCATCGGACTGCTCAG GGTTCATGAGATCAACAGTTTGTTGACGCCATTTGACTACACAACACAACCATCATGGCAGAACCCCAAATACCTTG tTGGTGTGATTTCCACAGAAGTGACTTATATTTTGGGAGGGCTGATATTCGCCTGGATTGTAGAGGAGTGGGTTTGGGATTACGCCATTACAGTCACACTGCTGCATGTCGCCATGACTGtagcag TGATGTCAGATTTCCCGTCAGCTGAGCACTGGTGGATGGCTCTGG gtTCAGGCCTTGTGATGATGATATTTGGAGGACAACTCTTGGCCTATAAACTCTTCAGAAGCAACTTTGTCTACCCGGCTGAACTGCAGAACTTTTAA